The genomic region GCCATAGGTCGTTGATGAGTTGGTATTTTACACCTACACCATAATTACCAAACATAGCACTGTCATTTTTAGCGAATTCTTTACTTAAATGCTCATATCCCAATCCCACAAGAGCATAGAGCTTTGTTTTGGCTGCTACATCATACTCTTTGACAATATTAGCAAAATAGCGCGTGATGTCTGTTTTTGAACTTGAACCTTTAATACCCACACGAGGGGCGTGTTCAATGCCAAGTTCAATTTGGTCAAAGATAAATCCTTCCACATTTCTTCCTAAACGTAGACCGTAATTTAGCTGGTCCTTAAGACCAAGGTTTCCTTCAGGCTTCACGCCACCAAAGGTCGGTGTTACCTCGTAATGATAAGCTGCCTCACCGGCAATAAGCGCGGTTGCCGCCACTAACGCGATAGCAATTTTTTTCATGACATATCCTTTGAGAAAATGTTGTACTAAGACACATTATAGCCAAAAACCTATTGCACCAACTTTTCCCACGCTGTAAGGTTGTGGGTAATACCAATAAGCGAAGGCTCCACCGGTGTAATAGCACGGTTGACAACACTGAGAGACTTGGGAACATACAAAAATAAATAAGGCACATCGTACGCAATTTGGCGATAAATTTCACGGTAAATCCCCCCAAATTTTTCCTCATCGACAACGCGCTCTGCCTCTTTGATAAGCGCATCCACACGGGGGTTAGCATACCCTACAAAATTAAATCCGCCCTTGCGCATAGATTCACTGTGCCAGATGCTGTATGCATCGCTTTTAAGCCCCACACTCCACGCCAAAAGCACCGCATCAAAGCGGCGGGGTAAAATCACTGTATTTAAAAAAGCTTGCCACTCCATAACCCGAATGCGCATTTTAATGCCCGCTTTAGCCAGCTGGTATTGCAGAATTTCTGCTGTCGCTGCGCGTGCGCCCGAAGAGGTCGTTAGCGTAAACTCCAAAGGATTTTCCACGCCGTATCCCGCTTGGGCAAGAAGTGCTTTGGCTTTTTGAATGTCTTGGAGGGGTGCTTTTACGTCGGGGTCAAAGGCATTTGTGCGAGGTAAGAATGGCCCCGTAGATACCTCGCCATGCCCAAACAACAAAATATCCACCAACTCTTGGCGGTCTATGGCAAGACTAAGGGCTTGGCGCACACGGTGATCTTGAAATTTTGGGTCTTTGAGGTTCAGCCCCACATAGGCATAACTGTGCGCAATGCTCTCATGCACGTTGTAAAACTCATGAAATGAAGTATCCAATTGGCGTTCATGCTGCAAAGGGGTAATGCTACTCAAATCAAGTTTTTGTGAACGGAGCATCATAAACTCCGTCGCATTGTCAGGCAAAAAATGAAACACGAGGCGCTCAGGCTTAGGTTTTCCTCCAAAATAGTGCGGATTGGCGCGCAAGACAATGTTTTTAGAGAGCTCAAAGGTTTCTAAAATATACGGCCCTGTACCAACAGGCGCTTGGTTGAAACGCGACGTCATCATTGCTTTTTCATCTTTGAGTAAATGGTGCGGCAGCACTTCCATCATCCAAATTTCCAGTGCTTTAAAATAAGGGTATTTATACTTTACATGTAAAGTATACTCATCCACCATTTCCACGGTTTCCACATGGGAAAAACCACTAGAATATGGGGTAAAAATTTCAGGGGAAAGAATGGTCTCGTAAGTAAAAAGCACGTCTTTGGCGCTAAAAGGCGCGCCGTCACTCCACTGCACGTCTTTACGCAAGCGAAATTCAAGCAGTGTGGGAGAAAGAAACGTAAAGCTTTGGGCCAATTCTGGTTCAATGTTGCCCTCTTTGTCGTAGCGCACCAAAGCACTAAAAAGCCAACGCGTGATGGTGCTACTAGCACTATCTGTAGCAAGAAGCGGATTAAACCGACTAGGATTTGCAGCAATGGACAAATGGAGTGTTGAGGCCAAAAGGAGACTTTGAAAAATGAGAAAAAAGAGGAAGGTTTTCATGGGAAAGATTGTACCAAAAAAAAATGGCATCCGGGGCGGGTAACCCAGATGCCTAGCGTGGTGAAAAATCTTAGTACTACAAAAAGGAGTGTTTGTCTCTGTGGACTTTGAAAGTATAGTCCCCAGAAGTAAACACCTTCTAAACTTCAAGTAAATAAAGAGTTAACCTTCTAATTTTTGTGAAAAAAATGTGTAAAGCACCACTGAAAATCCTGCCGTACACAACACCATCACCATAACAACTATCTGGTACCGTACCGCCACCATCGGCGAAACACCCGAGAGAATCTGTCCTGTCATCATACCCGGAAGCGAAACCAACCCTACGGCCAAAAAACTGTTAAATTGTGGGATGAGCGAAGCACCAAAGGCGCTGTTTCTGGCCACATCAAAAGGGTGATTTTCCCTTTCGCTGGCCAAACGCTCCGCATACAAACTCAGAGCATTCATGCTAGCAGCAACGATCATCCCCGCAAGGGGGATGAATGATTGGGGATGGTACCATGGCGTGGTGCCAATAACATGCATTACCAAAGCCAACATTCCAGAAGAAGCCAACGCAATACTCACAAGCAAAGCGCCAAGAGAGCGCGCTCCACAGGTTTTTAAGTGGCGTTTAGCAATCAGTGTTGAAGCCCCAAGCATCACACTAAAAACTGCCACGCTAACCCACACATTGGGCGCTTCAAACAAAAAAACAAGTACATACCCGATGGCCAAAAGCTGTAACACCATGCGTACCGAAGCGACACCAAGAGGCTTGACGCTAAAACCCCAACGCGCCATGACAACACCAAGCATCACCAAAGGGAGCGCCATAAGAACAAGGGACCCCCAAGAAATCAGTGCCATTTTTTTCCTTTACATGTAAAACATTAAAGGAGGAAGTATAGCATGCAAAAAAACAAAATTACCCGAATTTTCCTGTGATGTATTGCTCTGTTTTTTCCTCTTTAGGATTAACAAACATCTGCTCCGTTTCGCCGTATTCCACCAAATCACCCAAGTGAAAAAAGGCGGTGTAGTCGGCTACACGAGCGGCTTGTTGCATGTTGTGCGTCACCACTACAAGGGTAAATTTCTCTTTGAGCTCCACCATCAAATTTTCGATAATTTGGGTCGAAATGGGATCAAGGGCAGAAGTGGGCTCATCCATCAAAATCACATCAGGCTGTACCGCAATGGCTCTGGCAATGCACAAACGCTGTTGTTGTCCGCCTGAGAGCGCGGTGCCAGGCTGTTTTAGCTTGTCTTTAACCTCTTCCCAAAGACCCGCACTGCGGATAGACTTTTCTACGAGCTCATCGCACTGGGGGCCTTTTTTGACAATGTCGTGCATCAACGGTGCGTACGCTACATTTT from Sulfurospirillum tamanense harbors:
- a CDS encoding peptide-binding protein, with the translated sequence MKTFLFFLIFQSLLLASTLHLSIAANPSRFNPLLATDSASSTITRWLFSALVRYDKEGNIEPELAQSFTFLSPTLLEFRLRKDVQWSDGAPFSAKDVLFTYETILSPEIFTPYSSGFSHVETVEMVDEYTLHVKYKYPYFKALEIWMMEVLPHHLLKDEKAMMTSRFNQAPVGTGPYILETFELSKNIVLRANPHYFGGKPKPERLVFHFLPDNATEFMMLRSQKLDLSSITPLQHERQLDTSFHEFYNVHESIAHSYAYVGLNLKDPKFQDHRVRQALSLAIDRQELVDILLFGHGEVSTGPFLPRTNAFDPDVKAPLQDIQKAKALLAQAGYGVENPLEFTLTTSSGARAATAEILQYQLAKAGIKMRIRVMEWQAFLNTVILPRRFDAVLLAWSVGLKSDAYSIWHSESMRKGGFNFVGYANPRVDALIKEAERVVDEEKFGGIYREIYRQIAYDVPYLFLYVPKSLSVVNRAITPVEPSLIGITHNLTAWEKLVQ
- the pstB gene encoding phosphate ABC transporter ATP-binding protein PstB gives rise to the protein MNTEGLHVKVQSRDLKLWYGDNQALKGVNLDIYENKITAFIGPSGCGKSTYLRCLNRMNDLISSVRIEGKIEIDGHDIYDPSVDVVAVRKRIGMVFQQPNPFPKSIYENVAYAPLMHDIVKKGPQCDELVEKSIRSAGLWEEVKDKLKQPGTALSGGQQQRLCIARAIAVQPDVILMDEPTSALDPISTQIIENLMVELKEKFTLVVVTHNMQQAARVADYTAFFHLGDLVEYGETEQMFVNPKEEKTEQYITGKFG
- a CDS encoding ABC transporter permease — its product is MALISWGSLVLMALPLVMLGVVMARWGFSVKPLGVASVRMVLQLLAIGYVLVFLFEAPNVWVSVAVFSVMLGASTLIAKRHLKTCGARSLGALLVSIALASSGMLALVMHVIGTTPWYHPQSFIPLAGMIVAASMNALSLYAERLASERENHPFDVARNSAFGASLIPQFNSFLAVGLVSLPGMMTGQILSGVSPMVAVRYQIVVMVMVLCTAGFSVVLYTFFSQKLEG